The following proteins are encoded in a genomic region of Thermococcus henrietii:
- a CDS encoding phosphoadenosine phosphosulfate reductase domain-containing protein, which yields MFALIARARKDAKALSYINERNYGGFLRVESLGGGRTKEEVLENLERVLEGPYIPLLLLGEKEKDLMEELLPVLRESRKPFYARVLRTKRVRNMRVDELYSHIEDIKARFRLGIEWRGTYALNPENPFGLEINPDYDIYLALGDGFRRAMRSLLDVELGENSLVLRKTMNQEVYYSGPNKVAEVSKKLGFPTEVLWKCPCTEDVSLDSLISANREYIEAFARASKAFLRAFGDYDIVVPWSGGKDSTATLILAKEVFDEVTAVYVRMEYEMPGTDEYVEGLAEKLGVNLVRVDVPMPIEEYGMPTHRNRWCTRKKVEALYSVVSEFEKPVLLVGDRDGESARRRLKPPVVERKTDFGRILEVMPIKFWSGFMVQLFILMRGFKLHPLYYEGFYRLGCTVCPSLAEWEVELLKKKGVKALPG from the coding sequence ATGTTCGCGCTCATAGCGAGGGCAAGGAAGGACGCGAAGGCTCTAAGCTACATAAACGAGAGGAACTATGGGGGCTTCCTGAGGGTTGAGAGCCTCGGCGGGGGGAGAACCAAGGAGGAGGTCCTCGAGAACCTTGAGAGAGTCCTTGAGGGTCCCTACATTCCCCTTCTCCTCCTCGGCGAGAAGGAGAAAGACCTCATGGAGGAACTCCTCCCGGTTCTGAGGGAGTCGAGAAAACCCTTCTACGCGAGGGTTCTGAGGACGAAGCGCGTCAGAAACATGCGCGTTGACGAGCTCTACTCCCACATCGAGGATATAAAAGCCCGCTTTCGCCTCGGCATCGAGTGGAGGGGAACCTACGCCCTCAACCCTGAGAACCCCTTCGGCCTCGAAATTAACCCGGACTACGACATTTACCTCGCCCTTGGCGACGGTTTCAGAAGGGCCATGCGCTCGCTCCTCGACGTCGAGCTCGGCGAGAACTCGCTCGTCCTGAGGAAGACTATGAACCAGGAGGTCTATTACTCCGGCCCGAACAAGGTGGCCGAGGTGAGCAAAAAGCTAGGCTTTCCGACCGAGGTCCTCTGGAAGTGCCCCTGCACCGAGGACGTCTCGCTCGACTCGCTCATCTCCGCCAACCGGGAATACATAGAGGCCTTTGCCAGAGCATCAAAGGCTTTCCTCAGGGCTTTTGGGGACTACGACATCGTGGTTCCGTGGAGCGGGGGAAAGGACTCGACGGCCACGCTGATTTTAGCAAAGGAGGTCTTCGACGAGGTTACCGCTGTCTACGTCAGGATGGAATACGAGATGCCCGGAACGGATGAATACGTCGAGGGGCTCGCAGAAAAGCTTGGCGTTAACCTCGTCCGCGTCGACGTTCCGATGCCCATCGAGGAGTACGGCATGCCGACCCATCGGAACCGCTGGTGCACGAGAAAGAAGGTTGAAGCTCTCTATTCGGTCGTTTCGGAGTTCGAGAAGCCCGTTCTCCTCGTCGGCGACAGGGATGGTGAGAGCGCGAGGAGAAGGCTCAAGCCACCGGTCGTTGAGAGGAAGACGGACTTCGGAAGAATCCTCGAGGTCATGCCGATAAAGTTCTGGAGCGGGTTCATGGTCCAGCTCTTCATACTCATGAGGGGCTTTAAGCTTCACCCGCTCTACTACGAGGGCTTCTACCGTCTCGGCTGTACCGTTTGCCCAAGCTTGGCGGAATGGGAGGTCGAGCTGTTAAAGAAGAAGGGAGTGAAGGCCCTTCCGGGCTAA
- the glmM gene encoding phosphoglucosamine mutase, with protein MGRYFGTSGIRGLFNECVTPELALRVGKAVGTYLGGGRVVVGMDTRTSSETLKSALVSGLLSTGVEVIDIGLAPTPLTGFAIKLYEADAGVTITASHNPPEYNGIKVWQSNGMAYTPDMETELERILESGNFRKVPWNEIGTLRRADPKEEYIRKALEMVKLNDSYTVVVDSGNGAGSILSPYLQRELGNRVISLNSHPSGFFVRELEPNAKSLSGLAKTVRVMKADVGIAHDGDADRIGVVDDEGNFVEYEVMLSLIAGYMLRKFGKGKIVTTVDAGFALDDYVRPLGGEVIRTRVGDVAVADELAKHGGIFGGEPSGTWIIPQWNLTPDGIFAGALVLEMIDRLEPISELAKEVPRYVTLRAKIPCPNEKKAKAMEIIAREALKSFDYERLIDIDGIRIENGDWWVLFRPSGTEPIMRITLEAHTEEKAKELMEKAEKLVRSAVERA; from the coding sequence ATGGGCAGGTACTTCGGCACGAGCGGAATCAGGGGTTTGTTCAACGAGTGCGTTACCCCCGAGCTGGCGTTGAGGGTTGGAAAGGCAGTCGGGACTTACCTCGGCGGGGGGAGAGTCGTCGTCGGGATGGACACGAGAACGAGCAGTGAGACCCTTAAAAGCGCCCTCGTGAGCGGGCTTCTGAGCACGGGCGTTGAGGTGATAGACATCGGCCTTGCCCCTACACCACTCACGGGCTTTGCAATAAAGCTTTATGAAGCTGATGCGGGCGTTACGATAACCGCCTCTCACAATCCGCCGGAATACAACGGAATAAAGGTGTGGCAGTCCAACGGGATGGCCTACACCCCTGACATGGAAACCGAGCTTGAGAGAATCCTCGAATCCGGGAACTTTAGAAAGGTCCCCTGGAACGAGATTGGGACGCTCAGGAGGGCCGACCCAAAGGAGGAATACATAAGGAAGGCCCTCGAGATGGTGAAGCTCAATGACTCCTATACGGTTGTCGTCGATTCCGGCAACGGCGCCGGCTCAATCCTCAGCCCTTACCTCCAGCGCGAGCTTGGAAACAGGGTTATTTCGCTCAACTCTCACCCGAGCGGTTTCTTTGTAAGGGAGCTCGAGCCGAACGCGAAGAGCCTTTCAGGACTGGCGAAAACCGTTAGGGTCATGAAGGCCGACGTTGGAATAGCGCACGACGGGGACGCCGACAGGATTGGGGTCGTTGACGACGAGGGTAACTTCGTCGAGTACGAGGTCATGCTCTCGCTCATAGCGGGCTACATGCTCAGGAAGTTCGGGAAGGGCAAAATAGTCACCACCGTTGATGCCGGCTTCGCTCTGGACGACTACGTCAGGCCCTTAGGCGGGGAAGTGATAAGGACGCGCGTTGGCGATGTAGCGGTAGCCGATGAACTGGCTAAACACGGGGGAATTTTCGGTGGCGAGCCGAGCGGGACGTGGATAATCCCCCAGTGGAACTTAACTCCGGACGGGATATTCGCGGGGGCGCTCGTCCTCGAGATGATTGACAGGCTCGAGCCGATAAGCGAGCTCGCAAAGGAGGTCCCGCGCTACGTAACTTTGAGGGCTAAGATACCCTGCCCCAACGAGAAGAAAGCTAAGGCGATGGAGATTATAGCACGCGAGGCGCTCAAGAGCTTCGACTACGAGAGGCTCATCGACATCGACGGAATAAGGATTGAAAATGGGGACTGGTGGGTTCTCTTCAGGCCGAGCGGAACCGAGCCTATAATGCGCATAACCCTTGAGGCCCACACCGAAGAGAAGGCGAAGGAGCTGATGGAGAAGGCTGAGAAGCTCGTCAGGAGTGCGGTGGAGCGGGCTTGA
- a CDS encoding EamA family transporter, producing the protein MKTYLLYALLAAFFASLVPIFGKIGLRDVNPTLATAVRAVIMAVFLVGVALVSGVTREPLGGKALLFIALSGIAGALSWLFYFMAVKAGRVPAVVAIDKTSVALAIFLSWLILGSRMDVKTAVGALLIVLGAILVAL; encoded by the coding sequence ATGAAAACTTACCTTCTTTACGCCCTCCTTGCGGCCTTCTTCGCTTCCCTCGTTCCAATCTTTGGAAAAATCGGCCTCAGGGACGTCAACCCAACGCTCGCGACCGCTGTGAGGGCCGTCATAATGGCGGTCTTCCTCGTCGGCGTCGCCCTCGTGAGCGGTGTAACTCGGGAACCGCTGGGCGGAAAGGCGCTGCTCTTCATAGCGCTCTCGGGGATAGCGGGCGCGCTCTCGTGGCTCTTCTACTTCATGGCTGTTAAAGCCGGTCGTGTTCCCGCTGTAGTTGCGATAGACAAGACGAGCGTCGCGCTGGCAATCTTCCTCTCGTGGCTCATCCTCGGGAGCAGGATGGACGTGAAAACAGCGGTTGGCGCGCTCCTCATAGTTCTCGGCGCGATTCTGGTAGCCCTTTAG
- a CDS encoding type II toxin-antitoxin system VapC family toxin gives MSRSEVFVDSSVLVGLHLGDPKARDLVRETINQGNILVINPVVFSETVYKVMFTLAIQDGLKGPRDLKKHLSEYLFVYKKVGESLKKLRDAGFLRILPISEKTIELASEIGEKYQLLPNDALIVATCAEHEIERVLTFDSDFEKVPLIKVIG, from the coding sequence ATGAGTCGCTCTGAGGTCTTCGTCGATTCCTCCGTTCTGGTCGGCCTCCATCTCGGAGACCCTAAGGCCAGAGATCTTGTCAGAGAGACCATAAATCAGGGAAATATTCTTGTCATAAATCCCGTTGTGTTTTCGGAGACCGTGTACAAGGTCATGTTTACCCTCGCAATTCAGGACGGCCTGAAAGGACCCCGCGACTTGAAGAAACACCTGAGCGAGTACCTCTTTGTGTATAAAAAGGTGGGCGAGTCCCTCAAAAAGCTGAGAGATGCCGGTTTCCTCAGAATCCTGCCCATCAGCGAAAAGACGATAGAACTCGCCTCCGAGATTGGGGAGAAGTATCAACTGCTTCCCAACGATGCCCTCATCGTTGCAACCTGCGCGGAACACGAAATTGAGCGCGTTCTAACCTTTGACTCGGATTTCGAGAAGGTTCCTCTGATAAAAGTTATCGGGTGA
- a CDS encoding antitoxin family protein, which translates to MAEIIEAVYENGVLKPLKKLNLPEHARVRIVVTPDIDEILDSMLIRKVEKIDYKRLKEAYYESL; encoded by the coding sequence ATGGCGGAGATTATAGAGGCGGTTTACGAGAACGGCGTGCTGAAGCCCCTGAAGAAGCTCAACCTGCCGGAGCACGCGAGGGTGAGGATAGTAGTAACTCCCGACATTGACGAGATACTTGACTCCATGCTCATCAGAAAGGTCGAAAAAATCGACTACAAGCGCCTCAAGGAGGCATACTATGAGTCGCTCTGA
- a CDS encoding PIN domain-containing protein — translation MPRAREITPDPKDVPYVALALAFNVPLATGDKALREGLKGSEVQVLTPNDLAKIVLGE, via the coding sequence TTGCCTCGGGCAAGGGAGATAACGCCCGACCCAAAGGATGTGCCCTACGTAGCGCTTGCTTTGGCTTTCAACGTTCCACTTGCAACGGGGGACAAAGCACTGAGGGAAGGACTAAAAGGAAGCGAGGTTCAAGTACTAACGCCCAACGACCTCGCAAAAATCGTGCTGGGTGAGTAA
- a CDS encoding PIN domain-containing protein, with the protein MESVLDFNLVFSALHSRGKIHLIFAWNYVVRKVRFLVPEFFWREIDEKWDRILSLTKLKEDELLEMLEIIRSQTVTSLKRS; encoded by the coding sequence ATGGAGTCAGTTCTCGACTTCAACCTCGTCTTCTCGGCACTCCACAGCAGGGGCAAGATACACTTGATTTTCGCGTGGAATTATGTGGTGAGGAAAGTGAGGTTTCTCGTTCCCGAGTTCTTCTGGAGAGAAATCGACGAGAAATGGGACAGAATTCTCAGTCTCACAAAACTCAAAGAAGATGAACTCCTTGAGATGCTCGAGATTATCCGAAGTCAGACCGTAACGTCCCTAAAGAGGAGCTGA
- a CDS encoding AAA family ATPase yields MIIGVVGKIAAGKTTVAKFFEEKGFCRVSCSEPLIDLLTHNVSDYSWIPELPEKAEPTREKLIEFGKYLKDKYGGDILIRLTVDKKRNCKKVVIDGVRSREEIEAIKRLGGKVIYIEARPEVRFERLMRRKASKDRGIKTFEDFKAMDDAEERLYHTSKLKGLADYVIVNEGTLEELREKVERIIEELSKA; encoded by the coding sequence ATGATAATCGGGGTCGTTGGAAAGATAGCCGCTGGAAAAACTACCGTTGCCAAGTTCTTCGAGGAGAAGGGCTTCTGCAGGGTTTCCTGCAGTGAGCCGCTGATTGACCTGCTGACCCACAACGTTTCAGACTACTCCTGGATTCCGGAACTGCCAGAGAAGGCAGAGCCGACGCGCGAGAAACTCATAGAGTTCGGAAAGTACCTGAAGGACAAATACGGCGGGGACATATTAATTCGACTCACCGTTGACAAGAAGAGGAACTGCAAGAAGGTCGTCATAGACGGCGTCCGCTCGCGGGAGGAAATCGAGGCAATAAAGAGGCTCGGCGGAAAGGTCATCTACATCGAGGCGAGGCCGGAGGTAAGGTTCGAGCGCCTGATGAGAAGGAAGGCCAGCAAGGACAGGGGAATCAAGACATTCGAAGACTTCAAAGCTATGGACGACGCCGAGGAGCGCCTGTATCACACGAGCAAACTCAAGGGTCTGGCTGACTACGTCATAGTCAACGAGGGAACCTTAGAGGAGCTGAGGGAGAAGGTGGAGCGGATTATCGAGGAGCTGAGCAAGGCTTAA
- a CDS encoding aminotransferase class V-fold PLP-dependent enzyme: protein MRIPEDVRKDIPLTSEVIYFDNTATSLTPKPVVEAMDEYYLKYRANVHRGVHRLSQMATHKYEESRKVVADFINAKFEEIAFTKNTSESLNLVALGLEGIFKQGDKIVTTPYEHHSDLLPWQRLAKKLNLRLEFIDGDNEGNLDLADAEKKIKGAKLVAVQHVSNALGVIHEVEELGKMAKEEGAIFVVDAAQSAGHMEVDVKKLHADFLAFSGHKGPMGPTGIGVLYINEEFFDVFEPPLIGGGTIEDVDLDSYKLTEPPERFEAGTPNIGGAIGLAAGIRYIERIGLDRIERQERKLVKRTTEGLDELEIPWYGPRNLDKHAGVVSFNVPPLHPHDVAAILDENNIMVRSGHHCALPVMKKLGINGTVRASFHVYNSLEEVETFLGVLEELVKGLK, encoded by the coding sequence GTGAGGATTCCGGAAGATGTTAGGAAGGACATACCGCTGACGAGCGAGGTTATCTACTTCGACAACACGGCAACCTCGCTCACGCCGAAGCCGGTTGTAGAGGCCATGGACGAGTACTACCTTAAGTACAGGGCCAACGTCCATCGCGGTGTGCACAGGCTCTCCCAGATGGCGACGCACAAGTACGAGGAGAGCAGGAAGGTGGTCGCGGACTTCATCAACGCGAAGTTCGAGGAGATAGCGTTCACCAAGAACACGAGCGAGAGCCTCAACCTTGTTGCCCTCGGCCTTGAGGGCATCTTCAAGCAGGGGGACAAGATAGTCACGACCCCGTACGAGCACCACTCGGATTTACTTCCCTGGCAGAGATTAGCTAAAAAGCTCAACCTTAGGCTCGAGTTCATCGACGGGGACAACGAGGGCAACCTCGATTTGGCGGACGCCGAAAAGAAGATTAAGGGAGCCAAGCTCGTCGCGGTTCAGCACGTTTCAAATGCGCTCGGTGTTATCCACGAGGTCGAGGAGCTCGGAAAGATGGCGAAGGAGGAAGGAGCGATATTCGTCGTCGATGCGGCACAGAGCGCCGGGCATATGGAGGTTGACGTTAAGAAGCTCCACGCGGACTTTCTGGCCTTTTCCGGCCACAAGGGGCCGATGGGGCCGACTGGGATAGGCGTCCTTTACATTAACGAGGAGTTCTTTGACGTCTTCGAGCCGCCGCTAATCGGCGGTGGGACGATTGAGGACGTTGATTTGGATTCCTACAAGCTGACCGAGCCACCGGAGCGGTTCGAGGCCGGAACGCCGAACATAGGCGGTGCGATAGGATTGGCTGCAGGAATAAGGTACATCGAGAGAATTGGGTTAGACAGAATCGAGAGGCAGGAGAGGAAGCTCGTTAAGAGAACTACGGAAGGCCTTGATGAGCTCGAAATTCCCTGGTACGGGCCGAGGAACCTCGACAAGCACGCTGGAGTCGTTAGCTTCAACGTCCCACCGCTCCACCCGCACGATGTCGCGGCAATACTCGACGAGAACAACATAATGGTTCGCTCCGGCCACCACTGCGCCCTGCCGGTGATGAAGAAGTTAGGAATAAACGGGACGGTGAGGGCTTCGTTCCACGTCTACAACAGCCTTGAGGAGGTTGAGACGTTCCTCGGCGTTCTTGAGGAGCTGGTTAAGGGACTCAAGTGA
- a CDS encoding ATP-binding protein, whose amino-acid sequence MVIRMKVLVSGKGGCGKSTISAMLGKYLAGKGYRVLIIDADESNPGLYRMLGLPKVKTLAEHLGGKKRAKILMAAEGQGELDEELFNWTLDEIPEEILARKGNLAVLTIGKIEEAEEGCACPYGFLARKLLEGIKLKEDEVIIVDTEAGIEHFGRGVDKYVDVVIDVAEPSAESIELSKKIKALSESLGLKHVFVLNKALPGVEEELPVKPDVVIPFDQNFILDSLKGKEVEPIEQIEELWRIING is encoded by the coding sequence ATGGTGATACGAATGAAGGTTCTCGTGAGCGGTAAGGGCGGCTGTGGAAAGAGCACGATAAGCGCGATGCTCGGCAAGTATCTGGCCGGAAAAGGCTACCGCGTGCTGATAATAGATGCCGACGAGTCAAACCCGGGTCTCTACAGGATGCTCGGCCTCCCGAAGGTGAAAACTCTCGCCGAGCACCTCGGAGGGAAGAAGCGGGCCAAAATCCTCATGGCGGCTGAGGGACAGGGCGAACTCGACGAGGAGCTCTTCAACTGGACGCTCGACGAGATTCCTGAGGAGATTCTGGCCAGGAAGGGCAACCTCGCCGTTCTGACAATAGGAAAGATTGAAGAAGCTGAAGAGGGCTGTGCCTGCCCCTACGGATTCCTTGCCCGAAAGCTCCTCGAGGGCATAAAGCTGAAGGAGGACGAGGTCATCATCGTCGACACCGAGGCGGGCATAGAGCACTTCGGAAGGGGCGTTGACAAGTACGTTGACGTCGTTATCGACGTCGCAGAGCCATCGGCCGAGTCCATAGAGCTTTCGAAGAAGATAAAAGCGCTGAGCGAGAGCCTCGGCCTGAAGCACGTCTTCGTTCTCAACAAGGCTCTGCCCGGCGTCGAGGAGGAACTGCCGGTCAAGCCCGACGTGGTGATTCCCTTCGACCAGAACTTCATACTCGACAGCCTGAAGGGCAAGGAAGTTGAGCCGATAGAGCAGATAGAGGAACTGTGGAGGATAATCAACGGATGA
- the acs gene encoding acetate--CoA ligase produces the protein MQIGEGFLKERYLPLEAFREEHRKSIENIEDFWAEQAKVLDWFKTWEKVLDDSKAPFFRWFVGGQLNASYNALDRHVKAGKRNRAAIIWESERGETRTLTYYELYREVNLFASALKNLGVEKGDRVVIYMPLVPEVVIAMLASARIGAIHSVVFSGFSAEALATRINDAKAKVVITADYLYRRGKKLNLKGIVDKALLETPSVESIVVLRREENGVNMVEGRDYDWNELLDGAERYVEPVPVESNHPLFILYTSGTTGRPKGIVHSTGGYLVYVAKTMEWAWGITEGDLFWNTADVGWITGHSYLVYGPLTLGLTVMMYEGALNYPKPDRPWELVEKHGVTIFYTAPTAIRMLMRYGDEWVKKHDLSSLRLLGSVGEPINPRAWKWYYEVVGGGRCPIIDTWWQTETGGYMIYPSAGIQLPPLKPGSATFPGLGVDADVLRADGSPAEPNERGYLVIKKPWPGMLLGIWGDDERYIRTYWQRFSRPDEGIWIYYPADYAMKDDEGYFWIFGRADEVLNVSGHRIGTAEIEHALVLHPAVAEAAVIGRPDEIKGEVPVAFVILKENCVPREGLKKELIDYVRETLGPIAAPAEVFFVNKLPKTRSGKIMRRVLKALASGKGLGDLSTLEDEASVEEVKKALEGFEMR, from the coding sequence ATGCAGATAGGCGAAGGGTTCCTCAAGGAGAGGTACCTGCCATTGGAGGCCTTCAGGGAAGAGCACAGGAAGTCCATCGAGAACATCGAGGATTTCTGGGCCGAGCAGGCGAAGGTTCTCGACTGGTTCAAGACCTGGGAGAAGGTCCTCGATGACTCAAAGGCACCCTTCTTCCGCTGGTTCGTTGGGGGTCAGCTCAACGCGAGCTACAACGCTCTGGACAGGCACGTTAAGGCAGGAAAGAGAAACCGCGCCGCGATAATCTGGGAGAGCGAGCGCGGTGAGACGAGAACGTTAACCTACTACGAGCTCTACCGCGAGGTGAACCTCTTTGCTTCAGCGCTGAAAAACCTCGGTGTCGAGAAGGGTGATAGGGTCGTCATCTACATGCCCCTCGTTCCAGAAGTGGTCATAGCAATGCTCGCCAGTGCGAGAATAGGGGCGATTCACAGCGTCGTCTTCTCCGGCTTCTCGGCGGAAGCATTAGCAACGAGAATCAACGACGCCAAAGCCAAGGTTGTCATCACCGCCGACTACCTCTACAGGCGCGGTAAGAAGCTCAACCTCAAGGGGATAGTGGACAAGGCCCTCCTCGAAACGCCGAGCGTCGAAAGCATCGTCGTCCTCAGGAGGGAAGAGAACGGCGTTAACATGGTTGAGGGCAGGGACTACGACTGGAACGAACTCCTCGACGGGGCCGAGCGCTACGTTGAGCCCGTTCCGGTCGAGAGCAACCACCCGCTGTTCATCCTCTACACGAGCGGAACCACCGGAAGGCCCAAGGGAATCGTCCACTCCACCGGGGGTTACCTCGTCTACGTGGCCAAAACGATGGAGTGGGCGTGGGGAATAACCGAGGGCGACCTCTTCTGGAACACCGCAGATGTTGGCTGGATAACGGGCCACAGCTACCTCGTTTACGGACCCTTAACGCTCGGCCTTACGGTGATGATGTACGAAGGTGCCTTGAACTATCCAAAGCCTGACAGGCCCTGGGAGCTGGTGGAGAAGCACGGGGTAACGATATTCTACACCGCCCCAACGGCAATCAGAATGCTCATGCGCTACGGCGACGAGTGGGTGAAGAAGCACGACCTCTCAAGTTTAAGGCTCCTCGGTTCGGTCGGCGAGCCGATAAACCCGAGGGCCTGGAAGTGGTACTACGAGGTCGTTGGCGGTGGAAGGTGCCCGATAATCGACACCTGGTGGCAGACCGAGACCGGTGGCTACATGATTTATCCCTCGGCAGGAATACAGCTGCCCCCACTGAAGCCCGGCTCGGCTACTTTTCCGGGTCTCGGCGTCGATGCAGACGTTCTCAGGGCCGACGGAAGCCCGGCGGAGCCGAACGAGCGCGGCTACCTCGTGATAAAGAAGCCCTGGCCGGGAATGCTCCTCGGAATCTGGGGCGACGACGAGCGCTACATCCGGACCTACTGGCAGAGGTTCAGCAGGCCCGACGAGGGAATCTGGATTTACTACCCTGCTGACTACGCTATGAAGGACGACGAGGGCTACTTCTGGATATTCGGCAGGGCCGACGAGGTGCTGAACGTTTCGGGCCACAGGATTGGGACGGCCGAGATAGAGCATGCTCTGGTCCTCCACCCGGCAGTTGCCGAGGCCGCTGTGATAGGAAGGCCCGACGAGATTAAGGGCGAGGTGCCCGTTGCCTTCGTAATCCTCAAGGAGAACTGCGTCCCGAGGGAGGGCCTGAAGAAGGAACTCATAGACTACGTCAGGGAAACCCTCGGCCCGATAGCGGCCCCGGCAGAGGTCTTCTTCGTCAACAAACTGCCGAAGACGAGGAGCGGGAAGATAATGCGCCGCGTTCTAAAGGCCCTCGCCAGCGGAAAGGGCCTCGGCGACCTCTCAACGCTGGAAGACGAGGCGAGCGTGGAAGAAGTGAAAAAAGCTTTGGAAGGCTTCGAGATGCGTTAG
- the hypE gene encoding hydrogenase expression/formation protein HypE: protein MGEKIKLEHGAGGEIMEELLRDVILKTLTLKSAGGIGLDQLDDGATIPIGDEHIVFTIDGHTVKPLFFPGGDIGRLAISGTVNDLAVMGAKPLALANSMIIGEGLDMQVLERVLRSMDETSKEVPVPIVTGDTKVVEEPIEMFVITAGVGIAEKPVSDAGAKVGDIVLVSGTIGDHGIALMSHREGIAFETELKSDVAPVWEVVEAVAKAIGWENIHAMKDPTRAGLSNALNEIARKSNVGILVREDAIPVKPEVRAASEMLGISPYDVANEGKVVMVVAREHAEEALEAMRKTKRGKDAAIVGEVIEEYRGKVLLETGIGGKRFMEPPAGDPVPRIC, encoded by the coding sequence ATGGGTGAAAAGATAAAGCTCGAACACGGTGCGGGCGGAGAAATAATGGAGGAGCTCCTGAGGGACGTTATACTGAAGACCCTGACCCTCAAGAGCGCCGGGGGAATAGGACTCGACCAGCTCGACGACGGGGCGACGATACCCATCGGCGATGAGCACATAGTCTTTACGATAGACGGCCACACCGTCAAGCCACTCTTCTTCCCCGGCGGTGACATAGGCAGGCTCGCGATAAGCGGAACGGTCAACGATTTGGCGGTGATGGGCGCGAAGCCTTTAGCCTTAGCAAACTCGATGATTATCGGGGAAGGCCTTGACATGCAAGTCCTTGAGAGGGTTCTCCGCTCGATGGACGAGACGTCTAAGGAAGTCCCCGTTCCAATCGTCACCGGCGACACGAAGGTCGTTGAAGAGCCCATAGAGATGTTCGTGATTACCGCGGGAGTTGGAATCGCGGAAAAGCCGGTAAGCGACGCCGGGGCGAAGGTAGGAGACATAGTCCTCGTCAGCGGGACGATAGGAGACCACGGAATAGCGCTGATGAGCCACAGGGAGGGCATAGCCTTCGAAACCGAGCTGAAGAGCGACGTCGCGCCGGTGTGGGAGGTCGTTGAAGCGGTTGCAAAAGCCATCGGCTGGGAAAATATACACGCGATGAAGGACCCCACGAGGGCCGGGCTGAGCAACGCCCTCAACGAGATAGCGAGGAAGAGCAACGTCGGAATCCTCGTCAGGGAGGATGCAATACCCGTGAAGCCCGAGGTAAGGGCCGCGAGCGAGATGTTGGGAATCAGTCCCTACGACGTGGCGAACGAGGGGAAAGTGGTTATGGTCGTTGCCAGGGAGCACGCGGAAGAAGCCCTTGAGGCGATGAGGAAGACGAAGAGGGGAAAAGACGCGGCGATAGTCGGCGAGGTAATAGAAGAATACAGAGGGAAGGTCCTCCTCGAAACCGGAATCGGCGGAAAGCGCTTCATGGAGCCCCCTGCCGGAGACCCCGTGCCGAGGATATGCTAA
- a CDS encoding HEPN domain-containing protein encodes MSGYEEILKKAERSLEASKTLLEKGFYAFALSRAYYTMFYCAEAILLTKGIRVSKHSAVIALLGREFVKTGEVSHKFFTHLRTAFNLRQTADYSFVVDITEEEARENIRRAEEFLEFTRRYLTSKGFLEG; translated from the coding sequence ATGAGCGGGTACGAGGAGATCCTGAAAAAAGCAGAGAGGAGCCTTGAGGCATCAAAGACGTTGCTGGAGAAGGGGTTTTATGCCTTCGCGCTCTCAAGGGCGTACTACACAATGTTCTACTGCGCAGAGGCTATTTTGCTGACGAAGGGGATAAGGGTTTCGAAGCATTCCGCAGTCATAGCGCTCCTCGGCAGGGAGTTCGTGAAGACTGGAGAAGTTTCCCACAAGTTTTTCACACACCTTCGAACCGCGTTTAATCTCAGGCAGACCGCGGATTACTCCTTCGTGGTTGATATAACCGAGGAAGAGGCGCGCGAAAACATACGGCGCGCCGAAGAGTTCCTCGAATTTACGAGGCGCTATCTAACTTCGAAAGGCTTTCTGGAGGGTTGA
- a CDS encoding nucleotidyltransferase family protein — MPVIPREELLEILREVKEKLIEILGDDLVEVILFGSYARGEAKEDSDVDVIVMVRRRLTLEEHDQLSEITEEYVLEKGLVVSLIVYPINPRMEHDPLIQNVYAEGVKV; from the coding sequence ATGCCCGTAATCCCGAGGGAAGAGCTCCTCGAAATCCTGCGCGAGGTGAAGGAAAAGCTCATCGAAATCCTCGGCGACGACTTAGTCGAGGTTATCCTCTTCGGCTCGTACGCGAGGGGCGAAGCTAAAGAAGACAGCGACGTTGACGTGATTGTCATGGTAAGGAGAAGGCTAACGCTCGAAGAGCACGACCAACTCAGTGAAATCACAGAGGAATACGTTCTGGAGAAAGGGTTAGTTGTCTCGCTCATCGTTTACCCGATTAATCCCAGAATGGAGCACGACCCGCTGATTCAGAACGTTTACGCGGAAGGTGTCAAGGTATGA